From the Actinomadura luzonensis genome, the window CGAAGCTGGCAGGCATGAAACTCGATTCGTCCGGACTCCAGGTGCTCACCGAGGCGGAGTGCCTGCGCCTGCTCGCCTCGGCGCCCATCGGCCGGATCGTCTTCACCGACCGGGCGCTGCCGGCGGTGCAGCCCGTCACGTTCTGCCTCGACGGCGACGCGATCGTCATCCGCACCGGCCTCGGCTCCAAGCTGGCCGCCGCCACCCGCCGGACCGTGGTCGCCTTCGAGGTCGACGACTACGACCCGGTGCTGCGTACCGGATGGTCGGTGAGCGTGGTCGGGCACGCCGACGCCGTCACCGACCCCGCCGAGATGTCCCGCCTGGCCATGCTGCCGATCGAGCCGTGGGCGCCGGGCAGCCGCGACCACTTCATCCGGGTGCGCGTGGAGCAGGTCAGCGGCCGCCGGATCACAAGGGGACACTCCAACTGACCACGGTGCCGCCCGACTCCCCCGGCGCGGCGCTGAACGAACCCCCGAGCCGCGTCGCCCGGTCCTCCAGGTTGCGCAGGCCG encodes:
- a CDS encoding pyridoxamine 5'-phosphate oxidase family protein; translated protein: MKLDSSGLQVLTEAECLRLLASAPIGRIVFTDRALPAVQPVTFCLDGDAIVIRTGLGSKLAAATRRTVVAFEVDDYDPVLRTGWSVSVVGHADAVTDPAEMSRLAMLPIEPWAPGSRDHFIRVRVEQVSGRRITRGHSN